The proteins below are encoded in one region of Bacteroides uniformis:
- a CDS encoding acyltransferase, with amino-acid sequence MQDFFAHETATIDDGCRIGAGTKIWHYSHIMSGCVLGERCNIGQNVVISPDVVLGNNVKVQNNVSVYTGVTCEDDVFLGPSCVFTNVTNPRSAVNRKSEYAKTHVGKGATIGANATIVCGHDIGEYAFIGAGAVVTKTVPAYALLVGNPARQMGWMSEYGHRLDFDEDGVAVCPESKERYRLKEGKVAKL; translated from the coding sequence ATGCAAGATTTTTTTGCTCATGAAACAGCAACCATCGATGATGGTTGCCGGATTGGTGCGGGTACAAAGATATGGCATTATAGTCATATCATGTCCGGATGTGTGCTTGGAGAAAGATGCAATATCGGTCAGAATGTGGTGATTTCTCCAGATGTGGTATTAGGGAATAATGTAAAGGTTCAGAACAATGTATCAGTCTATACTGGTGTGACGTGTGAAGATGATGTTTTTTTAGGTCCTTCTTGTGTCTTTACCAATGTTACCAATCCTCGTAGTGCTGTCAACCGTAAATCCGAGTACGCCAAAACTCATGTTGGCAAAGGTGCCACTATTGGTGCCAATGCCACCATCGTTTGTGGACACGATATTGGTGAATACGCATTTATCGGTGCCGGTGCGGTAGTTACTAAAACTGTTCCTGCTTATGCTTTATTGGTTGGTAATCCTGCCCGTCAGATGGGTTGGATGAGTGAATACGGTCATAGGCTTGACTTTGATGAAGATGGGGTTGCAGTTTGTCCGGAGAGTAAGGAACGTTATCGGTTGAAAGAAGGTAAGGTTGCTAAACTTTAA
- a CDS encoding Panacea domain-containing protein, with amino-acid sequence MMTTDDMLKLKAVTLYILKQCGELDFIHLFKILYFAERQHYATYGKHLVKDTFCALERGPVPSFLYDAVKVATNSAHAVKGSLLQQLADSLKPGNAECYYFIGAAEEPDMDELSKADLACLDASIKENLQKDAKQLSKDSHDVAWQTAWDARSASPMNPLLMAQAGGATSGFVEYLKEQSEIDDYLQGR; translated from the coding sequence ATGATGACTACGGATGACATGTTGAAATTAAAAGCTGTTACTCTCTATATTTTAAAGCAATGTGGCGAGTTGGATTTCATCCATTTGTTCAAAATTCTATATTTTGCGGAGCGCCAACATTATGCTACTTACGGGAAGCATCTGGTGAAGGATACGTTCTGTGCGTTGGAGCGTGGTCCTGTTCCTTCTTTTTTGTATGATGCCGTGAAGGTTGCAACAAATTCGGCTCATGCTGTAAAAGGTTCCTTGTTGCAGCAATTAGCGGATTCATTAAAACCGGGAAATGCAGAATGTTACTATTTTATAGGAGCTGCCGAAGAACCGGATATGGATGAGTTGAGTAAGGCTGACCTTGCGTGTTTGGATGCTTCCATAAAAGAAAATTTGCAGAAGGATGCAAAGCAATTGTCCAAAGATTCGCATGATGTAGCTTGGCAAACGGCATGGGATGCAAGGAGTGCATCACCTATGAATCCGCTATTGATGGCTCAGGCAGGAGGCGCAACTTCCGGATTTGTAGAATATCTGAAAGAACAATCTGAGATTGACGATTATTTGCAGGGCAGATGA
- a CDS encoding nucleotide sugar dehydrogenase → MYNKLVNKEAKLALVGLGYVGLPIALEFAKKISVIGFDINESRLAKMREGIDPCGELDGSAFENVDIEFTSSIEKLKEASFFIVAVPTPIDKYNKPDLTPLLGASRSVAKALKPGDYVVYESTVYPGCTEDDCLPILEEVSGLKAGIDFKYGYSPERINPGEKVHTLPNTIKIVSGCDSEALDVVAKVYELVVKPGVHRAPNVKVAEAAKIIENTQRDVNIALMNELSIIFSRIGINTYDVLEAAGTKWNFLKFYPGLVGGHCIGVDPYYLVQKASELKYHCQIISAGRYINDSMGGYIAKKLVKRLISLGKGVLGARVLVMGVTFKENVADIRNSKVVDIINELRDFGCDVDVVDPHADSDEVQKEYGFRLVEKPRDNYDAVVVAVAHDEYKNLDDKYFKGMTYDHAVLVDIKGMYRDKIHSLKYWSL, encoded by the coding sequence ATGTATAATAAGTTAGTAAATAAAGAGGCTAAACTGGCATTGGTCGGTTTAGGTTATGTAGGTTTGCCCATTGCTCTGGAATTTGCAAAGAAGATTTCAGTAATTGGTTTTGATATAAATGAGTCACGTTTGGCAAAGATGCGCGAGGGGATTGATCCTTGTGGGGAACTGGATGGTTCAGCCTTTGAAAATGTAGATATAGAGTTTACTTCCTCTATTGAGAAGTTGAAGGAAGCTTCTTTCTTCATTGTAGCCGTTCCTACTCCAATTGACAAATACAATAAGCCGGATTTGACCCCGTTGTTAGGTGCTTCCCGTTCAGTAGCTAAAGCCTTGAAACCGGGTGATTATGTAGTTTATGAATCTACGGTCTATCCGGGCTGTACGGAAGACGACTGCCTTCCCATTTTGGAAGAGGTAAGCGGATTGAAAGCCGGCATAGATTTTAAATACGGCTATTCTCCGGAGCGTATCAATCCGGGAGAAAAGGTGCATACTCTGCCCAACACGATTAAGATTGTTTCTGGTTGCGATTCAGAAGCTTTGGATGTTGTGGCCAAAGTATATGAGCTTGTAGTAAAACCGGGCGTCCATCGTGCACCGAATGTAAAAGTTGCTGAAGCGGCAAAGATTATTGAGAATACTCAGCGTGATGTCAATATTGCCTTGATGAATGAGCTTTCCATTATTTTCAGCCGTATAGGTATCAATACTTACGATGTGTTGGAAGCTGCCGGAACCAAATGGAACTTTTTGAAATTCTATCCGGGTTTGGTAGGAGGGCACTGCATCGGCGTCGACCCTTATTATTTGGTTCAGAAAGCCAGCGAGTTGAAATATCATTGCCAGATAATCAGTGCGGGCCGTTATATAAACGACAGTATGGGCGGATATATCGCTAAGAAGCTCGTAAAGCGTTTGATATCATTAGGCAAGGGTGTACTTGGTGCCCGTGTCCTTGTGATGGGGGTTACTTTCAAGGAGAACGTAGCGGATATCCGTAATTCAAAAGTTGTTGATATTATTAATGAACTCAGGGACTTCGGGTGCGATGTAGATGTGGTTGATCCACACGCAGACAGTGATGAAGTTCAGAAAGAATACGGTTTCCGATTGGTGGAAAAACCGCGAGATAATTATGATGCAGTGGTTGTAGCTGTGGCTCATGATGAATACAAGAATCTGGATGATAAATACTTCAAGGGTATGACGTACGATCATGCGGTGCTTGTGGATATTAAAGGAATGTATAGAGATAAGATTCATTCGTTGAAGTATTGGAGTTTGTAG